In the Marinomonas algicola genome, one interval contains:
- the epmA gene encoding EF-P lysine aminoacylase EpmA, whose amino-acid sequence MYQKNHWQPSADIITLKKRAALFSKIRHFFDKKNIMEVDTQMLSLASISDPHIEALTLSTNVQGEPIPYYLQTSPEFAMKRLLCAGSGCIYQLGKVFRAEDRSRRHSIEFTMLEWYRVGLDHWQLMDEIEQLLNVLMEGQPVKCERQSYQAAFEDVLSINPHTVALTTLQQMAHEHTGYGLEEMDRDTLLELLFSHVIEKKIGLELPCFVHSYPASQAALAQKITQDGKLVAARFELYWKGMELANGYYELTDSIEQGKRFSDDVSQRKQLQLPNRQVDERLIAALEQGLPNCSGVALGVDRLLMLLCNIEHIDQVIPFAGDRA is encoded by the coding sequence ATGTACCAAAAAAATCACTGGCAGCCGAGTGCGGATATCATCACTTTAAAAAAAAGAGCGGCATTATTCTCTAAAATTCGTCATTTCTTCGACAAAAAGAACATCATGGAAGTGGATACACAAATGCTTTCACTTGCTTCTATTTCTGATCCTCATATTGAGGCGCTTACCTTGTCAACGAATGTGCAAGGTGAGCCAATACCGTATTATTTGCAAACGTCCCCTGAATTTGCAATGAAACGCTTACTGTGTGCTGGTTCTGGTTGTATTTATCAATTAGGTAAGGTGTTTAGAGCTGAGGATCGAAGTCGTCGGCATTCAATAGAGTTTACCATGCTTGAATGGTATAGAGTGGGTTTGGATCATTGGCAATTGATGGACGAAATAGAACAGCTACTTAATGTGTTAATGGAAGGGCAACCGGTTAAGTGTGAGCGCCAAAGCTATCAAGCGGCTTTTGAAGACGTTCTGTCCATTAATCCGCATACCGTGGCCCTGACTACATTGCAACAAATGGCACATGAGCATACGGGTTATGGCCTAGAAGAGATGGATCGAGACACCTTGTTAGAGCTGCTGTTTAGTCATGTGATTGAAAAAAAGATTGGCTTAGAGCTACCGTGCTTTGTTCATAGTTATCCTGCCTCTCAGGCGGCATTGGCTCAAAAAATAACACAGGATGGGAAATTGGTTGCGGCTCGTTTTGAACTTTACTGGAAAGGCATGGAACTCGCTAATGGTTACTATGAATTAACCGATTCGATTGAACAAGGGAAACGTTTTTCCGATGATGTATCTCAGAGAAAGCAATTACAGTTGCCAAACCGTCAAGTAGACGAAAGGCTTATAGCCGCACTTGAACAGGGGTTGCCTAATTGCTCTGGGGTGGCTTTGGGTGTTGACCGGTTACTTATGTTGCTGTGTAACATAGAGCATATTGATCAGGTGATCCCGTTTGCCGGCGATCGTGCATAA
- the efp gene encoding elongation factor P, protein MANHSTSDMRTGAKVMVDGDPCTVLENEHVRPGKGQAFNRIKLRNLKTGRVWERTFKSGDSLEGADVMETDMEYLYTDGEFYHFMATDGTFEQHGADATAVADTVKWLKEQEKYMITLYNGAPLSVTPPNFIELEVTETDPGLKGDTANGGSKPATLSTGAVVRVPLFINIGEVLRVDTRTGEYVSRATGK, encoded by the coding sequence ATGGCAAATCATTCTACCAGCGATATGCGTACTGGTGCTAAAGTTATGGTCGACGGTGATCCATGTACAGTATTGGAAAACGAACACGTACGTCCGGGCAAAGGACAGGCGTTTAACCGCATTAAACTTCGTAACCTCAAAACAGGTCGAGTTTGGGAACGGACGTTTAAATCTGGTGACTCCTTAGAAGGTGCGGATGTCATGGAAACGGACATGGAATACCTTTATACCGACGGTGAATTCTATCACTTTATGGCGACAGACGGCACCTTTGAACAGCATGGCGCTGATGCAACGGCTGTTGCCGATACCGTTAAGTGGTTGAAAGAGCAAGAAAAGTACATGATCACACTTTATAATGGTGCACCATTATCCGTTACACCGCCTAATTTTATTGAACTAGAAGTAACTGAAACAGACCCTGGCCTTAAAGGCGACACGGCGAATGGCGGCTCTAAACCCGCTACCTTGTCAACGGGGGCTGTAGTACGTGTTCCGCTGTTCATTAATATTGGTGAAGTGTTACGTGTTGATACTCGTACAGGTGAATACGTTTCACGAGCAACTGGCAAGTAA
- the epmB gene encoding EF-P beta-lysylation protein EpmB — protein MNKIKIQTESDISWQQHLSKAITTIPDLLDYVGLPRDLSIACEEATTPFKLMAPRPYLDRIKKGNATDPLLLQILPAQSEQIKVEGYHKDPLEEANHTPQKALVHKYKRRLLVITTGSCAINCRYCFRRHFPYGENQLAQDEWLSVLDYIKQHPEINEVILSGGDPLIMKDKLLAKRVEALDALPQLKRLRIHSRLPVVIPQRVTEEMLTWIRQTRLDVIMVFHMNHANEIDNAVSLAAQKLKQAGVHLLNQGVLLRNVNDTASAQVNLSETLFKHGILPYYMFLFDPVEGAAHFDVSIEKAQKLMGEVAAELPGYLVPRLAKEIPGKKAKTLFVPILT, from the coding sequence GTGAACAAAATCAAAATCCAAACTGAATCCGATATTTCATGGCAACAGCATCTCTCTAAAGCGATCACAACTATTCCCGATCTTTTAGATTATGTTGGTTTACCCAGAGACCTTTCAATAGCATGTGAGGAGGCGACAACCCCCTTTAAACTCATGGCTCCTAGACCCTATTTGGATAGAATCAAAAAAGGCAATGCGACCGATCCTTTACTATTGCAGATACTGCCCGCTCAATCCGAACAAATAAAAGTAGAGGGGTACCATAAAGACCCTCTAGAAGAAGCAAACCATACGCCGCAAAAAGCACTTGTGCATAAATACAAGCGCCGTTTATTGGTCATCACGACAGGATCGTGCGCTATTAACTGTCGTTATTGCTTTAGGAGACATTTCCCCTATGGGGAGAATCAATTGGCTCAGGATGAGTGGCTTTCTGTTCTAGACTATATAAAACAGCATCCTGAAATAAATGAGGTAATTTTAAGCGGAGGTGATCCTCTCATCATGAAAGATAAGCTGCTTGCTAAACGAGTAGAAGCCCTCGACGCCTTACCACAATTAAAACGATTACGAATTCATAGCCGCTTACCGGTTGTCATTCCTCAAAGAGTAACAGAGGAAATGCTAACATGGATACGTCAAACACGACTCGATGTCATCATGGTTTTTCATATGAACCATGCCAATGAAATAGACAACGCCGTCTCTTTGGCGGCCCAAAAATTAAAACAAGCGGGCGTACATTTATTAAACCAAGGCGTTCTCTTACGGAATGTAAATGATACGGCGAGTGCTCAAGTAAACTTAAGTGAAACACTCTTTAAACATGGAATATTACCCTATTACATGTTTTTGTTTGACCCTGTTGAAGGGGCGGCACATTTTGATGTCTCTATAGAAAAGGCGCAAAAACTAATGGGGGAAGTTGCAGCGGAACTGCCTGGGTATCTTGTGCCTCGATTAGCAAAAGAAATTCCAGGAAAAAAGGCGAAAACGTTGTTTGTGCCAATTTTAACGTGA